CTGGACTCATGGAACTGATCCAGGAAAGCGACATCCTGGCCAACATGAATTCCAATCTGACCCTGAAGCAGTCGCTGGGCATCTCTGGCCATCCGAACTACAGCGACGATGACGGCACGATCACGCGCTTCGGCTGGAAGGCGCAGAACAAGTCGCTGCTTTACTTCTCGGGTGAAGCCTACACCGTGGAAGAAGGCGTGAGCGACGAAGCCTTCCCCAGCGAAAACGACGAGTCGATTCCGAGCTGCCTGCCGCCGTTCCCGGTGCCTCCGGGAACCAACAAGACCAAGGGTGTTCCCGACGATCGCAACGATACCGGCGAAGCTCCGAAGATTCCGGTAAATTTCCCGAGCGATCTGGAGCGCTTCTCGCTGTTCATGCGCTTCCTGGCGCCGCCAACCCCGGTGCCGCCGACCCAGTCGACTGCCAACGGCCTGGTGCAATTCAACACTATCGGCTGCAATATGTGCCATACCAACTCATTCACCACGCCGAAGGCTTCCATCGCAGCATTGAGCCAGGTGCAGGCGAATCTGTTTTCCGATCTGCTGGTTCACGATATGGGACCTGCCAACGCGGATAACGTCTCTCAAGGCAACGCCACGGGGGATCAATTCCGTACCGCTCCGCTGTGGGGTATCGGTCAGCGAATCAGCTTCATGCACGACGGCCACACCAAAGACATCGTGCAGGCGGTTGAGGATCACTACAGTTTGGGGAATGGAACATATCCCAATTCGGAAGCGAATCAGGTAATCAACAATTTCAACGCGCTGTCGCCGACAAATCAGCAGGATCTGATTAACTTCCTGCGGTCGTTGTAAGCGTTCGGGGCACGATCAAGACGAAGTTACGGAGACGAAGGGCCAAAGCGAAGGGGAAGAATATGTCGGGAGAAACGAACAATATGCACGCTCAATCGAACAAATCGAAGATGCTGCGCGTGGCGCTGCCGGCGGTGCTGTTGCTGGCGGTATGCACGGCAGCGGCGGCTTACTTCCCAAGGAGTTCCAAGGCGACCAAGCCGAGCTCTGCCCCTTCATCTCGGACCAACGTCGCTCCGCCTCCGAGTGTCGCCGCGACCGATCCCGGACCGCGGCCGCTGCCCGCCGATGCCGGCAGTTTCCTTTCGACGCTGAGCGCGAATGAGCAGCAGATCGAGCCCAGCATCACCACCGAGTTCAACCGCACGCATGACGTGATCGTTACTTCTCCGACGGACGGCGGCCTGGGGCCGCGATTCAATGAGAATTCCTGCGCCAGTTGCCACGCCTATCCGGCAGTCGGTGGATCGAGCCCGCCGACGAATCCGCTGTTCAATATCTACACTTCCAACGGTGCGCAGAACACCATGCCGTCGTTCGAAAGCTCGAGCGGGCCGATCCTCGAGGCGCGCTTCATCAACCAGCCGGGCACGACCACTCCGGACGGCACCGTGCACCAACTGTTCACAATTACGGGCCGCACCGATGCCGCCGGTTGCAACATTCAGCAACCTGATTTCGTGACCGCGCAATCAACCGGTAATCTGGTGCTCCGGCAAGTGCCTCCGACCTATGGAGACGGACTGATTGAGGTAATCCGCAACATCGATATCGTTAACAACATGAATGCCAACCTGACGAAGAAAGCCTCGCTGGGAATTACCGGGCATCCGAATTACAGCGGCAACGATGGCAGCATTCAGCGTTTTGGGTGGAAGGCGCAGGTACGGTCTACGCTGCTGATGGCGGCGAACCAGATGAATGTGGAAATGGGCGTCACCAACGAGACGTTCCCCAACGAAATCGATCAGACTCCGGGCTGCGTTCTCAATCCCGTACCGGAAACCGTTACCAACTTCACGCCCGGCATCCTGACCGAAATGTTCCCTGCCGACGCGGAGCGCACGGAATATTTCATCCAGTGGCTGACTCCGCCGACGCCCGCTAAGGCCACCACCTCCACCAATAACGGGAAAGTGCAGTTCACCAACGCGGGCTGCGTCTACTGCCACACCACTTCGTTTACGACGCCCGCGACCTCGCGTCCGGCGCTCGGAGACATCAAGATCAATCTATATTCCGATCTTATCGTGCACCACATGGGCCCGGGTTTAGCCGATGGACTTCCGCAAGGGCAGGCTGGTCCGGATGAATTCAGGACCGCGCCGCTGTGGGGGATTGGACAGCGCCTGTGGTTTCTGCACGATGGCCGCACCAGCAACATCGTGACGGCGATTGAAGATCACTATAGCCTGGGCAACGGCTCGTATCCGGCGTCGGAAGCGAACCAGAGCATCACCAACTTCAACAACCTGAGCCCGAAGAACCAGCAGGATCTGGTGAACTTCCTGCGGTCGCTGTAAGGGAGATCCCGTCGGGCGAGGAGAATGTGGGAGCAGAGGTCAGTCGTTGCCCGGCAGAAGAAGGTCCTTCGTCCGTAATAACAAACAGTAAACAGGTGGTTAGGACGCGGCATGCCGGTTCCGTTTTCAGCGCCCGCTTTTTGGTGTTTTGCCGTAGTTAACGAGGCCTGAGGGGTTCTTGGAAATGAAGACTTCGAAGTCTCGGCCCAATCCTGGCCTCGCACTTGTTTGTGCGACGATCATCCTCGCCCTCGCTGTGTGCGCTCAAGCCCAAACGGTTACCAACCTCGCCGACTTCAATGGCAATGACGGGTACTTCCCGCAAGGGGCGGTGGTCCAAGCAACTGACGGAAACTTCTATGGCGTGACTGAAAATGGCGGCGTGAACAGGTCTGGCAATGTCTTCAAATTAACGCCCGCAGGTAAGCTTAGCTCTTTTTATGATTTTTGCTCCACGCCAAACTGCGCCGATGGAGCAGATCCACGCTCAGGACCCATTGTCGGAAGCGACGGAAACTTCTACGGAGTCGTGTATGGTGGCGGCAACGCTGGCCAGGGTACCTTCTACAAGATGACGATGCGCGGCAAGCTTACGACTCTTTACACCTTCTGTACCACTTCGTCATGCCTTGACGGTTCGAGTCCCGGCGGCATCATCCAAGCTAGCGACGGGAATTTCTACGGCACGACAGCATACGGGGGAAATTTCAATGGCGGCACGATCTTCGAAATCAGTTCAGCCGGCAAGTTCAAGTTGCTGTACACGTTTTGTGCCCAGGCGAATTGTGCAGACGGCAAATTTCCATATTTCCCGCCCATCCAGGCCAGCAACGGAAGCCTGTATGGCGCTACAACCTACGGGGGAACTAGCGGATACGGTGTCGTGTACGAGATAACCCCAGCCGGGAAATACAAAGTAATCCACAGCTTTTGTTATGCCTGCATCGAGGGCTGGGTGCCGACCACGATTGTGCAGGATGCCAACGGGAATTTTTTCGGCACAACCTCCAATGGCGGCGATTTCAACTACGGGACCGTATTCGAGATCACATCGAGCAATCAATACGTCGTCTTGCACAGCTTCAACAATACGGACGGAGCTTGGCCTGTGGCGGGATTGACGGTGGCCAGCGATGGCAATCTGTATGGGATGACATGGGGAGGAGGAGCAACGGGAAATGGCGCAATCTTCCAGATCACTCCCGCAGGAGTTTTCACATCAATCTACAGCTTTTGCGACCTCAGTTGCGGCACTGGTACCGTTCCGGACGGGTGGTTGTTTCAAGCCACCAACGGCACCATCTACGGAACCACGACTGGTGGGGAAAACCTTGTACCCGGTAACGTTTTCAGCCTGTCGAACAACCTCAGCCCCATGGTGAAAACCGTACCGGTGGCGGGCAGAGTTGGGGAACGCGTCATCATCCTCGGCAGCGGACTGACGGGATCAAGCAACGTCACGTTCAACGGTACGCCAGCCGCGTTTAGAGTCGCCTCCGATACCGAGATCACCACAACGGTTCCCACGGGCGCAACCAGCGGTGCAGTTTCGGTCGTTACAGCCGCTGGTACGCTCAACAGCAACCCTGCATTTCAAATCACGAAATAGGCTGCTCACCCATGTTAAGTTACTGCGTTGCTCGAAGCCGCGCCTCGGCCGCTTTAGTAGTTCTCCCCTGCGCCTCGTATAAATCGGCTAAGCCCAGCCAGAGCTTGGCATCACCGGGCGCCAGCTTCACCGCCTCTTCCTGAAAGCTGACCGCCCGCGGCAAATCTCCCAATTGATACCAGGCCTTGGCGCGGCCAGTGGCGATCAGCGAATTGAAGCTGGCGCCGAGCGCTTCGCCTTCGCCGCCAAATGGACTCGTGCCTACGGCTTTGTCAAAGGCCGCCAGCGCTGGTTCCGGCTGATGCAGTTGCAAATCGGCCTGGCCCAGCATCATCCACATTTCGTGTGGACGCGAAGACGACTCGGCAGACTGCCGGAAAACTTCTGCCGCTTCGGCATAGCGTTTTTGGGTCATATAAAAAATGCCGAGATCGAACCAGGTCTCGTCGTTCGGTTCCAGACGGAGGCTGGTGAGAAATTCATTTTCGGCCTCAGCGGGGCGGCCGCTCTGTTGCAGCACCAGCGCGCGTAGAAAATGCAGGTTGGCATTGTTACTGAAAATCGATTGCGCGCGATCAAGGTAAGAGAGAGCTTCCGGGTAGCGTTCCAGGCTGTAGAGAACTCCGCCGGCGTTGGCCAGGAAGTTGAATAGTTCCGCCCTCGCTCTGGCGGATTGCCGCGCGTCGAGGCCCGCGGGCACGCTCAATGAAATCTTGTCGCAATCGATCTGCAAGCGATCGATCAGCGCGGAAGTCTGGGGAGTGTGCCTCATAAAGATGGCGGAGACTTCATCGAGATAAACCGGACGCCAGGACTGGCTTCGGCAAAAAGCGTGGAGTTGCGGAAACAAGGTCATGCCTTCATAACGCCCCAGCGGAACAATGATCGTATTGATATCGCGGGCCTCGGCCTCCTGTTGCCAGGCTGGTGAATCGGGAGGCGCCACACTCAATTCGTACGCGCGAAAGAAAAGCTGGGGACCGAAAGGGAGCGCGCGGCCGTCAATGTAATCCGGATAGTCAGGTGAACGCCACGTGAGGTAGCCGCCCAGACTGTAGGTATTGAACACTTTGCCGGGCAATCTTTCGTGGAGTAGAAATTGTGTCGCGCGTTGGGGGAACCACCATGAGAGCCCGGTCCCGAACAGCGACAGCTGCGACGATCGCAGGTAGTAACCATTGGAAATCAGATCCCTGGAGCGAACGGCGGCGAGAACGGTCACCACGATCGTCACCAGGAGGATTGCTAGGGTCGCGACCTTCATCGACCCAGCTGCATTCGCAGGCTCTTTCTTTGTCTTCTCGTTTCTAGCATCATCGTTGCTGAATTCATCGAGCATGGCGCCGCCAACTACCACAACAATGCAAGCAAACAGAGCTTGTAACCGTACGTGGCGAATCGTGAAATATGCGGATGCTACCAATAACAGAGCCGTTCCCCAGCGGTGCCGCCAGATGGCGGCACAGGTGCTCAGCAGAACGACAAAGATCAGCCACCAGAAACAACTCTGCGGATCGCGCCAATCGAGCGCCTGATGCAGGCTCGCCCAGGAGGGTTGAATGTTTCCCCATTCGACGATCCATGTAGAGTGAAAGCGCTGTGCGCTCTCTTGCCGAATCAAAGCCTGATAAATTGAAGCTCCCCAGGGATTCACGAACGTTGCCAAAGCGGTAAGAGCCAGCCACGGGCATGCGCGCCGCAATCGGGATAGTGCGTCGTGGCGCTTTGCAGCGGATAGCATTTCCAGAGTTTCCAGCGCGACATAGGCCCCGCAAATCGCGAGGCCGGCGACAAAACCAAGATGCAGGTTTACCCAGGCAACCATCAGAATCGGAAGCAGCCACAGTCGAGAATGGCTTGCCGGGGATCCGCCAGTATGCGATTGGCCGGTGCGATAGTGCCGCCACAAAAGACTGAGGAATGCGGCGAATAAAATCGTGGTGAACATCTCAGCACGAGGCTGAGTCCGGTTCGCGATCAGGGGCGCCGCCAACACGGCGAGAGCGCAAGTGATGATACTGTCGCGGCGCAACAGGAGCGCAATCGTGCCCGCACAGGCGAGCGCACCCATCCACGAAAGAAGAGCGTATCCTCCACCGAGAAAGGCGAGGTAGAAGGCAATGCCCGACAGAACTGGATAAATCCACGGTTGGCCGGCGGCGGTGTAGGAGAAGACATCCGTAGAAAAAATTCGGTGATGCTGCACAATCCAGCGGCCGGTGGCCAGTTGCCAGCCGAGATCGAAATCTTGCAGCGTGTGTAACCCTGCCAGTAGCGCA
Above is a window of Candidatus Sulfotelmatobacter sp. DNA encoding:
- a CDS encoding di-heme oxidoredictase family protein, with product MKPRRHVPYYLALAALLAASAAVLLSRPAVVHGSALATDPGPRPLPADAGNFYSNLTANQNAITTRLTQIFTEVNFVAGGPLVKTVGLGPRFNSNSCNSCHAYPAVGGSSPPNNPLFNIYQLQGATNTMPYFITPTGPVIVARFPYKSDLVSPDGGVHQMFTISNRTDAPGCTTEVQPNFTQAQQQNNIIFRQVTPTFGTGLMELIQESDILANMNSNLTLKQSLGISGHPNYSDDDGTITRFGWKAQNKSLLYFSGEAYTVEEGVSDEAFPSENDESIPSCLPPFPVPPGTNKTKGVPDDRNDTGEAPKIPVNFPSDLERFSLFMRFLAPPTPVPPTQSTANGLVQFNTIGCNMCHTNSFTTPKASIAALSQVQANLFSDLLVHDMGPANADNVSQGNATGDQFRTAPLWGIGQRISFMHDGHTKDIVQAVEDHYSLGNGTYPNSEANQVINNFNALSPTNQQDLINFLRSL
- a CDS encoding di-heme oxidoredictase family protein, with the translated sequence MSGETNNMHAQSNKSKMLRVALPAVLLLAVCTAAAAYFPRSSKATKPSSAPSSRTNVAPPPSVAATDPGPRPLPADAGSFLSTLSANEQQIEPSITTEFNRTHDVIVTSPTDGGLGPRFNENSCASCHAYPAVGGSSPPTNPLFNIYTSNGAQNTMPSFESSSGPILEARFINQPGTTTPDGTVHQLFTITGRTDAAGCNIQQPDFVTAQSTGNLVLRQVPPTYGDGLIEVIRNIDIVNNMNANLTKKASLGITGHPNYSGNDGSIQRFGWKAQVRSTLLMAANQMNVEMGVTNETFPNEIDQTPGCVLNPVPETVTNFTPGILTEMFPADAERTEYFIQWLTPPTPAKATTSTNNGKVQFTNAGCVYCHTTSFTTPATSRPALGDIKINLYSDLIVHHMGPGLADGLPQGQAGPDEFRTAPLWGIGQRLWFLHDGRTSNIVTAIEDHYSLGNGSYPASEANQSITNFNNLSPKNQQDLVNFLRSL
- a CDS encoding choice-of-anchor tandem repeat GloVer-containing protein, encoding MKTSKSRPNPGLALVCATIILALAVCAQAQTVTNLADFNGNDGYFPQGAVVQATDGNFYGVTENGGVNRSGNVFKLTPAGKLSSFYDFCSTPNCADGADPRSGPIVGSDGNFYGVVYGGGNAGQGTFYKMTMRGKLTTLYTFCTTSSCLDGSSPGGIIQASDGNFYGTTAYGGNFNGGTIFEISSAGKFKLLYTFCAQANCADGKFPYFPPIQASNGSLYGATTYGGTSGYGVVYEITPAGKYKVIHSFCYACIEGWVPTTIVQDANGNFFGTTSNGGDFNYGTVFEITSSNQYVVLHSFNNTDGAWPVAGLTVASDGNLYGMTWGGGATGNGAIFQITPAGVFTSIYSFCDLSCGTGTVPDGWLFQATNGTIYGTTTGGENLVPGNVFSLSNNLSPMVKTVPVAGRVGERVIILGSGLTGSSNVTFNGTPAAFRVASDTEITTTVPTGATSGAVSVVTAAGTLNSNPAFQITK
- a CDS encoding tetratricopeptide repeat protein, encoding MAQMIFPGMTSLPMAARSSETSARSGPHFRYTTAQLSSLIVAIAALLYALLAGLHTLQDFDLGWQLATGRWIVQHHRIFSTDVFSYTAAGQPWIYPVLSGIAFYLAFLGGGYALLSWMGALACAGTIALLLRRDSIITCALAVLAAPLIANRTQPRAEMFTTILFAAFLSLLWRHYRTGQSHTGGSPASHSRLWLLPILMVAWVNLHLGFVAGLAICGAYVALETLEMLSAAKRHDALSRLRRACPWLALTALATFVNPWGASIYQALIRQESAQRFHSTWIVEWGNIQPSWASLHQALDWRDPQSCFWWLIFVVLLSTCAAIWRHRWGTALLLVASAYFTIRHVRLQALFACIVVVVGGAMLDEFSNDDARNEKTKKEPANAAGSMKVATLAILLVTIVVTVLAAVRSRDLISNGYYLRSSQLSLFGTGLSWWFPQRATQFLLHERLPGKVFNTYSLGGYLTWRSPDYPDYIDGRALPFGPQLFFRAYELSVAPPDSPAWQQEAEARDINTIIVPLGRYEGMTLFPQLHAFCRSQSWRPVYLDEVSAIFMRHTPQTSALIDRLQIDCDKISLSVPAGLDARQSARARAELFNFLANAGGVLYSLERYPEALSYLDRAQSIFSNNANLHFLRALVLQQSGRPAEAENEFLTSLRLEPNDETWFDLGIFYMTQKRYAEAAEVFRQSAESSSRPHEMWMMLGQADLQLHQPEPALAAFDKAVGTSPFGGEGEALGASFNSLIATGRAKAWYQLGDLPRAVSFQEEAVKLAPGDAKLWLGLADLYEAQGRTTKAAEARLRATQ